The following are from one region of the Pseudorasbora parva isolate DD20220531a chromosome 12, ASM2467924v1, whole genome shotgun sequence genome:
- the serbp1a gene encoding SERPINE1 mRNA binding protein 1a isoform X1, giving the protein MPGHLQEGFGCVVTNRFDQLFDDEDDPFEVLKQAEKKKDATTPGAAKTAAQAAKQLKKETQKARKVPIPDKKEETQAPVPLKKEGMRKMGRRPEQPGQPGSGPQQQQQGGQGEGRPPADRRPERRPPRERRFDKPADEKPAEGGEFSVDKSVSDRPFRGRGGARGGRGGRGRGVGRTDGFDSRGKREFDRHSGSDRSSLRAEEKRGGSGSHNWGTVKDELSELDQSNVTEDTPEGEEHPPADSENKENEAEEVKEEGPKEMTLDEWKAQQDKERAKVEFNIRKANEGTDWKKGYVLHKSKAEDASADDAAGDHHFRRPANDITSQLEINFGDLGRPGRGRGGPRGGRGGRGAPATRPPRERRPDKAGGVSVPNVDDPEAFPALA; this is encoded by the exons ATGCCCGGACATTTGCAAGAAGGTTTCGGCTGTGTCGTAACCAATCGGTTCGACCAGCTATTTGATGATGAAGACGATCCGTTTGAGGTCTTAAAGCAGGCAGAAAAGAAGAAGGACGCGACCACTCCTGGTGCCGCCAAGACCGCCGCGCAGGCTGCAAAGCAGCTCAAAAAGGAGACACAGAAAGCCAGAAAAGTCCCGATTCCCGATAAGAAGGAAGAGACACAAGCTCCTGTTCCTCTCAAGAAAGAAG GCATGAGAAAAATGGGCCGGCGACCGGAGCAGCCGGGTCAGCCAGGATCAGGaccccagcagcagcagcagggaGGTCAGGGGGAGGGTCGTCCACCAGCTGACAGAAGGCCTGAGAGGAGGCCACCACGTGAACGACGTTTTGACAAACCCGCAGATGAAAAACCTGCTGAGGGTGGAGAGTTCTCGGTGGACAA GTCTGTCAGTGACAGGCCGTTCCGGGGTCGTGGAGGTGCCAGAGGAGGGCGTGGGGGCCGGGGCAGAGGTGTTGGCAGGACTGACGGCTTTGACTCGCGCGGCAAacgggagtttgacagacacaGCGGCAGCGACCGATC CAGCCTGAGAGCAGAGGAAAAACGTGGAGGGAGTGGATCTCATAACTGGGGCACTGTTAAGGATGAGTTGAG TGAGCTTGACCAATCAAATGTTACCGAGGACACCCCTGAAGGAGAGGAGCATCCACCTGCTGACTCAGAGAACAA GGAGAATGAGGCTGAGGAGGTTAAAGAAGAAGGCCCTAAGGAAATGACTCTGGATGAATGGAAAGCCCAACAGGATAAAGAGAGAGCCAAAGTGGAATTCAACATTCGTAAAGCCAATGAGGGAACCGATTGGAAGAAAGGATACGTTCTGCACAAGTCCAAGGCTGAGGAT GCCTCTGCTGATGATGCCGCTGGGGATCACCACTTCCGCAGGCCAGCTAATGACATTACATCCCAGCTGGAGATTAACTTTGGAGATCTAGGCCGCCCAGGGCGTGGTCGTGGAGGACCACGAGGTGGCAGAGGAGGCCGTGGAGCCCCTGCTACCAGACCACCTCGTGAACGCAGGCCCGACAAG GCTGGTGGAGTGTCTGTCCCTAATGTGGACGACCCAGAGGCTTTCCCAGCCCTGGCTTAA
- the serbp1a gene encoding SERPINE1 mRNA binding protein 1a isoform X2, producing MPGHLQEGFGCVVTNRFDQLFDDEDDPFEVLKQAEKKKDATTPGAAKTAAQAAKQLKKETQKARKVPIPDKKEETQAPVPLKKEGMRKMGRRPEQPGQPGSGPQQQQQGGQGEGRPPADRRPERRPPRERRFDKPADEKPAEGGEFSVDKSVSDRPFRGRGGARGGRGGRGRGVGRTDGFDSRGKREFDRHSGSDRSLRAEEKRGGSGSHNWGTVKDELSELDQSNVTEDTPEGEEHPPADSENKENEAEEVKEEGPKEMTLDEWKAQQDKERAKVEFNIRKANEGTDWKKGYVLHKSKAEDASADDAAGDHHFRRPANDITSQLEINFGDLGRPGRGRGGPRGGRGGRGAPATRPPRERRPDKAGGVSVPNVDDPEAFPALA from the exons ATGCCCGGACATTTGCAAGAAGGTTTCGGCTGTGTCGTAACCAATCGGTTCGACCAGCTATTTGATGATGAAGACGATCCGTTTGAGGTCTTAAAGCAGGCAGAAAAGAAGAAGGACGCGACCACTCCTGGTGCCGCCAAGACCGCCGCGCAGGCTGCAAAGCAGCTCAAAAAGGAGACACAGAAAGCCAGAAAAGTCCCGATTCCCGATAAGAAGGAAGAGACACAAGCTCCTGTTCCTCTCAAGAAAGAAG GCATGAGAAAAATGGGCCGGCGACCGGAGCAGCCGGGTCAGCCAGGATCAGGaccccagcagcagcagcagggaGGTCAGGGGGAGGGTCGTCCACCAGCTGACAGAAGGCCTGAGAGGAGGCCACCACGTGAACGACGTTTTGACAAACCCGCAGATGAAAAACCTGCTGAGGGTGGAGAGTTCTCGGTGGACAA GTCTGTCAGTGACAGGCCGTTCCGGGGTCGTGGAGGTGCCAGAGGAGGGCGTGGGGGCCGGGGCAGAGGTGTTGGCAGGACTGACGGCTTTGACTCGCGCGGCAAacgggagtttgacagacacaGCGGCAGCGACCGATC CCTGAGAGCAGAGGAAAAACGTGGAGGGAGTGGATCTCATAACTGGGGCACTGTTAAGGATGAGTTGAG TGAGCTTGACCAATCAAATGTTACCGAGGACACCCCTGAAGGAGAGGAGCATCCACCTGCTGACTCAGAGAACAA GGAGAATGAGGCTGAGGAGGTTAAAGAAGAAGGCCCTAAGGAAATGACTCTGGATGAATGGAAAGCCCAACAGGATAAAGAGAGAGCCAAAGTGGAATTCAACATTCGTAAAGCCAATGAGGGAACCGATTGGAAGAAAGGATACGTTCTGCACAAGTCCAAGGCTGAGGAT GCCTCTGCTGATGATGCCGCTGGGGATCACCACTTCCGCAGGCCAGCTAATGACATTACATCCCAGCTGGAGATTAACTTTGGAGATCTAGGCCGCCCAGGGCGTGGTCGTGGAGGACCACGAGGTGGCAGAGGAGGCCGTGGAGCCCCTGCTACCAGACCACCTCGTGAACGCAGGCCCGACAAG GCTGGTGGAGTGTCTGTCCCTAATGTGGACGACCCAGAGGCTTTCCCAGCCCTGGCTTAA
- the hsd17b7 gene encoding 3-keto-steroid reductase, translated as MKKVVLVTGANSGIGLALCERLLSQDAQLQLCLACRNMQRAEAARKALLVSHPQAQVSLLHLDVGDMRSVVRAAEEFKQKYNRLDYLYLNAGIMPNPRVDHKAFYKGLFSRNVVHMFATAEGILTQEDKVTPIGLQEVFATNLFGHFLLVRELETLLCQMDHNSLVIWTSSSNAQRSAFSLDDMQHQKGHEPYSSSKYASDLLSFALNRRYNSRGLYSSVICPGLVMTNLTYGILPSFFWTLIMPIMWLIRIFTNTFTLSPYNGAEALFWLFMQKPESLDPMAKYHSLTSGLGNNYTQPHKMDIDENISEALYVKLLELEDTVRKKLRDEDLDIKAKI; from the exons ATGAAGAAAGTAGTATTGGTAACCGGTGCGAACAG TGGCATTGGCCTTGCCCTGTGTGAGCGTCTACTAAGCCAGGATGCCCAGCTGCAGCTCTGTCTGGCCTGCAGGAACATGCAGAGAGCTGAAGCGGCCCGAAAGGCTCTTCTAGTATCTCACCCTCAAGCTCAAGTTTCTCTGCTGCACTTAGATGTGGGCGACATGCGCTCAGTGGTCAGGGCTGCTGAGGAGTTCAAGCAAAA gtACAACAGATTGGACTATCTGTATCTCAATGCCGGAATCATGCCTAATCCCAGGGTAGATCACAAAGCCTTTTATAAAGGCCTGTTTTCTAG AAATGTGGTTCACATGTTTGCCACGGCCGAAGGTATTCTGACCCAGGAAGATAAGGTCACACCCATTGGTTTGCAGGAGGTGTTTGCCACTAATCTTTTTGGTCATTTCCTTCTG GTGAGGGAACTGGAGACCTTATTGTGTCAGATGGACCACAATTCTCTAGTGATCTGGACATCTTCCAGTAATGCTCAGCGATCGGCTTTTAGCCTAGATGACATGCAGCATCAGAAAGGCCATGAGCCTTACAGCTCCTCGAAATATGCATCTGATCTACTTAGCTTTGCCCTAAACCGCCGCTACAATAGCCGT GGTTTGTACTCATCAGTGATCTGTCCTGGTCTGGTCATGACTAACCTCACCTATGGCATTCTACCATCATTCTTCTGGACCCTCATCATGCCAATAATGTGGCTT ATAAGAATATTCACCAACACATTTACCCTCTCACCTTACAATGGAGCAGAAGCTTTG TTTTGGCTGTTCATGCAGAAACCTGAGTCACTGGACCCAATGGCCAAATACCACAGTTTGACCTCTGGGCTTGGAAACAATTACACCCAGCCACACAAG atgGATATTGATGAAAATATTTCAGAAGCCCTCTATGTGAAGTTATTGGAACTTGAGGATACAGTGCGGAAGAAACTGAGAGATGAGGATCTAGATATCAAAGCAAAAATCTGA